One genomic region from Muriicola soli encodes:
- a CDS encoding RNA polymerase sigma factor — MNKELEHQFVTELESNQNIVHKVCSLYTHNRDAHNDLFQEITIQLWKAYPKFRGESKFSTWMYRVALNTAITLYRKSKKSVPTQDYDSVIFKIKAEEYDPEEEKQLALMYKAIRQLGDIDKALVFLYLEDKSYREISQTLGISEVNARVKMNRVKTKLRTILNP, encoded by the coding sequence GTGAACAAAGAACTGGAACACCAATTTGTAACCGAACTGGAGAGCAATCAGAATATTGTTCACAAAGTGTGTAGTTTATATACGCATAACAGGGATGCACATAATGATCTGTTTCAGGAAATTACCATCCAGCTTTGGAAAGCCTACCCGAAATTCAGGGGGGAGTCCAAATTTAGTACCTGGATGTACAGGGTAGCCCTGAATACGGCAATCACCCTGTATAGAAAATCAAAGAAAAGTGTGCCTACTCAGGATTACGATTCAGTCATCTTTAAAATTAAGGCAGAAGAATATGATCCCGAAGAAGAAAAACAGTTGGCCCTGATGTACAAAGCTATAAGGCAGCTGGGCGATATTGATAAGGCCCTGGTCTTTTTGTACCTGGAAGACAAAAGTTACCGGGAAATATCACAGACACTGGGTATTTCTGAGGTAAATGCAAGAGTGAAAATGAATCGTGTCAAAACAAAATTAAGAACAATTCTAAATCCCTGA